A single Vulcanisaeta distributa DSM 14429 DNA region contains:
- a CDS encoding DsrE/DsrF/DrsH-like family protein yields MSSGKDKISMIVFSGTDDRLIPVGVISQAAAALGYEVNIFFTGWAMFKLLKNPIPPVWPKEFESFVPRLQEGMARIKAPTWLDMLKEAKKMGAKVYVCSMMASAAGLKKEDFDPSLVDDIVGVTTFLEMAKGGQVLFI; encoded by the coding sequence ATGAGTTCGGGTAAGGATAAGATAAGTATGATCGTGTTCTCAGGGACTGATGACAGGTTAATACCAGTGGGTGTGATTTCACAGGCGGCTGCGGCGCTTGGTTATGAGGTGAATATCTTCTTCACTGGATGGGCAATGTTCAAGTTACTGAAGAACCCAATACCACCTGTCTGGCCTAAGGAGTTTGAGTCGTTTGTGCCTAGGCTTCAGGAGGGCATGGCTAGGATAAAGGCGCCAACGTGGCTTGATATGCTCAAAGAGGCTAAGAAGATGGGTGCTAAGGTCTATGTATGCTCAATGATGGCTTCAGCGGCAGGCCTTAAGAAGGAGGACTTCGACCCATCGCTTGTAGATGATATAGTTGGTGTAACAACCTTCCTGGAAATGGCTAAAGGAGGGCAGGTACTCTTCATATGA
- a CDS encoding APC family permease → MSSTGEIRRTQLKRGAVAFWHAVFQSFSFVAPAGDVAILLLGTAQFALGATPLAVLLAWIIYGLWIIIPYEFSKYIVNAGSYYAYSARAHGALGVMALWYWMLENITGPAFGILGLAGFLYLISPTISEIPYLWIAFAIIIWAFGFILSYLGIRPSLEYVMYTGFAEAMFLFISALIIIAILGPRNTWTVWTPAPVKWNWAPIFFGTIYSILDFTGLGTATTVSEEVKDPRRVIRWAIITAWILSGLALIVPAYALTVGWGVNQMSTYASSPDPGLIVYYKYLGLAGWALLVAFTINSYFSYMTAKYNAVSRIWFSSARDGLWFKKLGMDQVHPGHKTPYKALLWFATIILVINIITGLIMGPTNAGVWLLTFAGLGIIAVHIVANSALTVYSYKQGILRREWLRHGLVPTVASILGAIVFFYSVYPLPPYPYNVAVLFSFAWLVMGIILAIYYWKKHPEILANAGLSYE, encoded by the coding sequence ATGTCATCAACCGGCGAAATTAGAAGAACCCAATTAAAGAGGGGCGCCGTAGCGTTTTGGCATGCTGTATTTCAATCTTTCTCATTCGTAGCGCCAGCAGGTGACGTAGCAATACTGTTACTAGGCACGGCTCAATTTGCGCTAGGTGCCACACCACTGGCGGTATTACTTGCCTGGATAATATATGGATTATGGATTATTATTCCCTATGAATTCTCCAAGTACATAGTTAATGCCGGTAGCTATTATGCATACTCAGCTAGGGCTCATGGTGCGCTCGGTGTTATGGCCCTTTGGTACTGGATGCTTGAGAACATTACTGGACCTGCCTTTGGAATACTTGGTCTGGCTGGTTTTCTATACTTAATTAGTCCCACAATTTCAGAAATACCGTACCTATGGATAGCCTTTGCCATAATAATATGGGCCTTTGGCTTCATACTATCATACCTAGGTATAAGGCCGTCTCTTGAGTACGTTATGTACACCGGGTTTGCAGAGGCCATGTTCCTATTCATAAGTGCGTTAATAATAATCGCAATACTTGGCCCGAGAAATACCTGGACGGTCTGGACGCCGGCCCCAGTTAAATGGAACTGGGCACCCATATTTTTTGGTACAATATATTCAATCTTAGATTTCACGGGACTTGGCACCGCGACGACTGTTTCCGAGGAGGTTAAGGACCCAAGGAGGGTCATTAGGTGGGCAATTATAACTGCATGGATCCTGTCTGGGTTAGCTCTCATTGTACCTGCCTACGCGCTGACGGTTGGTTGGGGCGTTAATCAAATGAGTACGTACGCATCATCGCCAGACCCAGGCCTCATAGTTTATTATAAGTACCTTGGCTTGGCGGGTTGGGCTTTGCTGGTCGCATTTACGATAAATAGTTACTTCTCATACATGACGGCTAAGTACAATGCCGTAAGTAGGATCTGGTTTAGCTCCGCTAGGGATGGGCTTTGGTTCAAGAAGCTGGGTATGGACCAGGTCCATCCTGGGCATAAGACGCCATACAAGGCCCTGCTCTGGTTTGCAACAATTATCTTAGTAATCAATATCATTACTGGCTTAATCATGGGTCCAACAAACGCCGGTGTTTGGTTATTAACCTTTGCAGGGCTTGGGATAATAGCCGTGCACATAGTCGCGAATTCTGCATTGACTGTTTACTCATATAAACAGGGGATACTCAGGAGGGAGTGGCTTAGGCATGGTTTGGTGCCTACGGTTGCCTCAATTCTGGGGGCCATAGTCTTCTTCTATAGTGTGTACCCGTTACCGCCATACCCATACAACGTGGCTGTGCTATTCAGTTTTGCATGGCTAGTGATGGGCATTATATTAGCAATATATTACTGGAAGAAGCACCCAGAAATACTAGCCAATGCAGGTCTATCATATGAATGA
- a CDS encoding aspartate aminotransferase family protein yields the protein MAIEEELEGLSFPEAPKIVVKPPGPKSLELLNAQRELETKSLIYPKAFRFAIDAAKGATIRDVDGNYYIDWVAGIAVLNVGHNNPYVKQAVMEQLDRYWHWMSEIPSEARIRFLRNLHSILPGDLKGKAKVMTTVTGADACEAAVALARWVTKKPIIMAFEGAYHGVHQGIVMATAKTELQQYAGVPLVNVVRVPYPYPYRCPLPAKDAEDCGNAVLNYIDHLLSDPYTGIGEVGAIIVEPIQGEGGYIVPPRNFLRGLREIADKHGILLIVDEVQTGVGRTGKWWAVEHFGVTPDIMCISKAIGGGIPTSVVAYRAEYDEKLPDEAFHFGTYRANPLALAAGAAVIEYIQSRNLLDRTLQLGDYARRAFEDVAERYSIIGDVRGLGFMIGIELVRSKDTKEPGANLASEVRRRMFERGVLMHTCGHFGNVMRFMAPLVLTRRHLDEGIRIFEEVVRELSREVR from the coding sequence ATGGCGATTGAGGAGGAGTTAGAGGGTTTGAGTTTTCCTGAGGCGCCTAAAATAGTTGTCAAGCCTCCTGGGCCTAAGTCGTTGGAGTTGTTGAATGCTCAGCGTGAGCTTGAGACCAAGTCTTTGATTTACCCAAAGGCCTTTAGGTTCGCCATTGACGCCGCGAAGGGGGCCACTATTAGGGATGTTGATGGTAATTACTACATTGATTGGGTGGCTGGTATTGCCGTGCTCAATGTTGGTCATAACAACCCGTATGTGAAGCAGGCGGTTATGGAGCAGCTTGATCGTTATTGGCATTGGATGAGCGAGATACCCAGTGAGGCTAGGATTAGGTTCCTTAGGAATCTGCACTCGATACTCCCTGGAGACCTTAAGGGTAAGGCTAAGGTAATGACCACGGTGACCGGGGCTGATGCGTGTGAAGCCGCAGTTGCCCTTGCCAGGTGGGTCACTAAGAAGCCCATTATTATGGCATTTGAGGGCGCCTACCATGGTGTTCACCAGGGAATTGTAATGGCCACAGCTAAGACAGAGCTTCAGCAATATGCTGGTGTCCCGCTTGTTAATGTTGTTAGGGTCCCATACCCATACCCGTATAGGTGTCCGTTACCGGCTAAGGATGCTGAGGACTGCGGTAATGCCGTACTTAACTACATTGACCACCTCCTCAGCGACCCATACACTGGCATTGGTGAGGTTGGCGCGATAATTGTTGAGCCAATACAGGGCGAGGGCGGTTATATAGTACCACCGAGGAACTTCCTGAGAGGCCTTAGGGAGATCGCCGATAAACATGGGATATTGCTCATAGTTGATGAGGTCCAGACCGGCGTTGGTAGAACGGGTAAGTGGTGGGCAGTAGAACACTTTGGGGTCACACCGGACATAATGTGTATCTCCAAGGCTATTGGCGGCGGTATACCAACGTCCGTAGTAGCCTACAGGGCTGAGTATGATGAGAAATTGCCTGATGAGGCATTTCACTTCGGTACGTATAGGGCTAACCCACTGGCTTTGGCGGCGGGTGCCGCGGTGATTGAGTATATACAGTCGAGGAACTTACTCGATAGGACTTTACAACTCGGTGATTATGCCAGGAGGGCCTTTGAGGATGTTGCCGAGAGGTACTCAATAATTGGTGATGTTAGGGGCCTCGGCTTCATGATAGGTATTGAACTCGTTAGGAGTAAGGATACTAAGGAGCCAGGGGCTAATTTGGCGTCTGAGGTTAGGAGGAGGATGTTTGAGAGGGGCGTCTTAATGCATACATGCGGTCATTTCGGCAATGTGATGAGGTTCATGGCACCGTTGGTACTAACGAGGAGGCACTTAGACGAGGGTATTAGGATATTTGAGGAGGTAGTTAGGGAGTTATCCCGTGAAGTCAGATGA